A portion of the Paucilactobacillus hokkaidonensis JCM 18461 genome contains these proteins:
- a CDS encoding alpha/beta hydrolase: MRKKVWLLLVGCLSLFLLAGCGRQNTARKIVKHSQPVPTIFVHGLLGSSQSTDKMIAAAEKSGQAKKMMTINVQSDGQLQITGKYNHKIKNPIIQVNFINNEASVQTQTKWLTTVLHDLKTTDHVTNYNAVAHSAGNVTLLETEMKATKSIPKLKRLVVIAGPFNGVIGMNDAANANQLQKNGKPKIIYPANAWYPSYSQLLSWRHGFPANVKILNIYGDLDDGTNSDGMVTEQSELSIHYLLRGLHDSIKNVKITGQNAAHSSLHHNKLVNQQIIKFLWNNN, translated from the coding sequence ATGAGAAAAAAAGTCTGGCTGCTATTAGTTGGCTGTCTGTCACTTTTCTTATTGGCTGGTTGTGGTCGGCAAAATACTGCTCGTAAGATTGTGAAGCATTCCCAACCAGTTCCAACAATTTTTGTTCATGGTTTACTGGGTTCTAGCCAGTCAACCGATAAAATGATTGCTGCTGCAGAAAAAAGTGGTCAGGCCAAAAAAATGATGACAATTAATGTGCAGTCTGATGGTCAATTGCAGATAACTGGAAAGTACAATCACAAGATTAAAAATCCAATTATTCAGGTGAATTTTATCAACAATGAGGCCAGTGTTCAGACCCAAACAAAGTGGCTGACGACGGTGCTGCATGATTTAAAGACTACCGATCATGTGACTAATTATAACGCAGTAGCTCATTCTGCCGGGAATGTAACGTTGTTGGAAACTGAAATGAAAGCGACAAAAAGTATTCCAAAATTAAAGCGCTTGGTAGTGATTGCGGGCCCCTTTAATGGGGTAATTGGCATGAATGATGCAGCTAACGCTAATCAATTACAAAAAAATGGTAAACCTAAGATTATTTACCCAGCCAATGCTTGGTATCCAAGTTATAGTCAGCTACTTTCATGGCGACATGGATTTCCGGCCAACGTCAAAATTTTGAATATTTATGGTGACTTGGATGATGGAACGAATTCTGATGGCATGGTGACGGAGCAATCTGAATTGTCAATTCACTATTTGTTACGAGGATTGCATGATTCAATTAAAAACGTGAAGATCACTGGTCAAAATGCTGCCCATAGTTCATTACATCATAATAAGTTAGTAAATCAACAGATTATTAAATTTTTATGGAACAACAACTAA
- a CDS encoding IS4-like element ISLho3 family transposase codes for MSTIQHSATDIHLAMQHFTKLVHLPVILRRANIHKTRGIGVPILFEWLITTIFARYSISRAQRNPKFTKKTVRNCLNDSHTNWQKLVILLAIYLIQYVEHFTDARRAQAFILDDSLFKREFSKKTELLSKVFDHDKQKFYRGFRGLTLGWSDGNTFLPVNFALMSSNNSKNRFNQLKHFDCRSLAAKRRFQAQRKMNDVALELIDEALKAGLKTKYVLFDSWFSSPRMFFELLQRGQFGIGMLKRSKKVYFRYRGRQMDVKSLYTMLSRSKRPTHTTYLYSSIVNFIIDGHKMKIKLVYVANRNKTNQYLVLGTTNTALQPNQIIQMYGRRWQIEGYFKVAKQYLQYDHTQVQSYDGLCGHMAMVIMSYDILALEQRQQVDDRTLGDLFYHYGQSLPDIRVVDALNWLMEQLSGLGEALGSAESIINEIFDHFMQTLPNNLIQLLDTTNRC; via the coding sequence ATGTCTACTATACAACATTCTGCTACTGATATTCACCTTGCAATGCAACATTTTACCAAATTGGTACACTTACCTGTCATTCTTCGACGGGCAAATATTCATAAGACTCGTGGAATTGGAGTCCCAATCCTGTTTGAATGGTTAATTACCACCATTTTTGCTCGTTATTCTATTTCCCGAGCCCAAAGAAATCCTAAATTTACGAAAAAGACTGTTCGAAATTGTTTAAATGATTCGCACACGAATTGGCAAAAACTTGTTATTTTACTAGCCATTTATTTGATTCAGTATGTTGAACACTTTACGGATGCCCGTCGGGCACAAGCCTTTATTCTAGATGATTCTTTATTTAAACGTGAATTTTCCAAAAAAACAGAATTATTATCAAAAGTTTTCGACCACGATAAGCAAAAATTTTATCGTGGTTTTCGTGGTCTAACCTTAGGATGGAGCGATGGGAATACTTTTCTACCCGTTAATTTTGCACTAATGTCATCTAATAATTCCAAAAACCGTTTTAATCAATTAAAACACTTTGATTGTCGATCCCTAGCCGCTAAACGTCGTTTTCAGGCACAACGTAAAATGAATGATGTTGCGCTGGAGCTCATTGATGAGGCACTTAAAGCGGGTCTTAAAACCAAATATGTCCTTTTTGACAGCTGGTTTTCTTCACCGCGCATGTTTTTTGAGCTTTTGCAGCGCGGCCAATTTGGCATTGGCATGTTAAAACGCAGTAAAAAAGTATATTTTCGCTATCGTGGTCGTCAAATGGATGTTAAATCTCTATATACAATGTTAAGCCGTAGTAAACGGCCCACCCATACGACTTATCTTTACAGTTCGATCGTTAATTTTATTATTGATGGACATAAAATGAAAATTAAACTAGTTTACGTTGCCAACCGTAATAAAACTAATCAGTATTTAGTCCTTGGGACTACTAATACAGCACTGCAACCTAACCAAATCATTCAAATGTACGGACGTAGATGGCAAATTGAGGGGTATTTTAAGGTTGCCAAACAGTACCTTCAATACGATCATACACAGGTTCAGAGTTATGACGGACTTTGTGGTCATATGGCAATGGTTATTATGAGTTATGACATTTTAGCTCTTGAGCAGCGACAACAAGTTGATGATCGGACTTTAGGAGATTTGTTTTATCATTATGGTCAGTCATTACCTGATATTCGCGTCGTCGACGCGCTTAATTGGTTGATGGAACAATTAAGTGGTCTAGGTGAAGCCTTGGGTAGTGCAGAAAGTATTATCAACGAAATATTTGATCACTTTATGCAAACATTACCTAATAATTTAATTCAGTTGCTAGATACTACAAATAGATGTTAA
- the glmS gene encoding glutamine--fructose-6-phosphate transaminase (isomerizing): MCGIVGITGTKQAVSVLINGLERLEYRGYDSAGIYVNDQTGQDYLVKRAGRIANLKSALTPEIQGSAGIGHTRWATHGVPNEINAHPQYSADERFYLVHNGVIENFEQLKQEYLADVKFQSQTDTEVVVQLIDRFVVDYEMDTKSAFLKVLHLISDDSSYAFVLMDRQTPDTLYVSKNKSPLLVGVGDGFNMVASDAVAMLKETHNFMEIEDREVVIVKPSGVVIRDFDGNEMKRDTFRVDMDASAADKGTYPFYMLKEVDEQPVVMRKLVQEYLDTDGSPVIEPELLSRMQQADKLYVVGAGTSYHAGLIGARLFERLTGIPTQVFISSEFAYEQPIMSKKPFFIFLTQSGETADSREVLVNVKKQGWPTLTITNVPKSTLSREATFTLLLHAGPEIAVASTKAYTAQVALQAILAKGLGMAMRKQLAIDFDVKQQLGLVAVGMQAIVDSKDQLESVAARYLAQPRNAFYIGRGIDWSVALESALKLKEISYVQAEGFASGELKHGTIALIEDKTPVIGIITQDRTAGLTRSNLQEVVSRGASVLTIASKHLAQPDDTIVLPDVDELLTPLLSVVPAQLLAYYTSLGKGLDVDKPRNLAKSVTVQ, from the coding sequence ATGTGTGGAATTGTTGGCATCACAGGAACTAAACAGGCAGTTTCGGTACTAATTAATGGACTAGAAAGATTAGAGTACCGGGGATACGATTCAGCTGGAATTTACGTGAATGATCAAACTGGTCAAGATTATCTAGTTAAACGGGCTGGTCGGATTGCTAATTTGAAATCTGCATTAACCCCTGAAATTCAGGGCTCGGCTGGAATTGGACACACTAGATGGGCGACTCATGGGGTTCCAAACGAAATAAATGCGCATCCCCAATATTCCGCCGATGAACGATTTTACTTAGTTCATAATGGTGTGATTGAAAATTTTGAACAACTAAAGCAAGAATATTTAGCAGACGTCAAATTTCAAAGTCAGACTGATACAGAAGTCGTCGTACAACTGATTGATCGATTTGTGGTTGATTATGAAATGGATACTAAATCGGCGTTCTTAAAGGTGCTTCATTTGATCAGTGACGATTCTTCATATGCCTTCGTATTGATGGATCGACAAACGCCTGATACCTTGTATGTATCTAAAAATAAGAGTCCACTATTAGTTGGTGTCGGTGATGGATTTAACATGGTAGCTTCAGATGCTGTTGCGATGCTTAAAGAAACTCATAATTTTATGGAAATTGAAGATCGTGAAGTTGTTATCGTGAAGCCAAGTGGCGTTGTAATTCGTGACTTTGATGGTAACGAAATGAAGCGTGATACATTTAGAGTTGATATGGATGCTAGCGCAGCTGATAAGGGTACTTATCCATTCTATATGCTCAAAGAAGTTGATGAACAGCCAGTGGTAATGCGTAAATTAGTACAAGAATATCTTGATACTGATGGTTCACCTGTGATTGAGCCGGAATTGTTAAGTCGGATGCAACAAGCAGATAAACTTTACGTTGTGGGAGCTGGAACAAGTTATCATGCGGGTCTAATTGGAGCACGTTTATTTGAACGCTTAACTGGAATTCCAACTCAAGTATTTATTTCATCTGAATTTGCCTATGAGCAACCAATTATGTCAAAAAAACCATTCTTTATTTTTCTGACTCAGAGTGGAGAAACTGCTGATAGTCGTGAGGTTTTGGTTAATGTAAAAAAGCAAGGGTGGCCAACGTTAACAATAACCAATGTTCCTAAATCAACATTATCTCGTGAAGCCACGTTCACACTATTACTGCATGCGGGGCCTGAAATTGCTGTGGCATCAACCAAAGCATATACAGCCCAAGTTGCCTTACAAGCTATTTTAGCTAAAGGATTAGGGATGGCTATGCGCAAACAGCTTGCCATCGATTTTGATGTCAAACAACAACTAGGACTGGTTGCTGTGGGGATGCAAGCAATTGTGGATAGCAAGGATCAATTAGAATCAGTGGCGGCACGTTACCTAGCACAACCACGAAACGCGTTTTACATTGGCCGAGGAATTGACTGGTCAGTTGCTTTAGAGTCAGCTTTGAAGCTTAAAGAGATCTCCTATGTTCAAGCTGAAGGGTTTGCTTCTGGTGAATTAAAACATGGCACAATCGCTTTAATTGAAGATAAAACGCCGGTTATTGGAATTATTACTCAAGACCGGACTGCTGGATTAACTCGAAGTAATTTGCAAGAGGTTGTTTCACGGGGTGCTAGTGTGTTGACGATTGCGTCTAAACATTTGGCTCAGCCAGACGACACAATTGTTTTACCAGATGTTGATGAGTTATTGACACCATTACTAAGTGTGGTTCCAGCGCAGCTATTGGCCTATTACACTAGTCTCGGTAAGGGCCTAGATGTTGATAAGCCGCGCAACTTAGCTAAATCTGTAACCGTCCAATAA